A portion of the Zootoca vivipara chromosome 6, rZooViv1.1, whole genome shotgun sequence genome contains these proteins:
- the SRM gene encoding spermidine synthase has product MELGLGGREGGGRRAAAGGEAEEEAAAVIQEGWFRETCSLWPGQALSLQVQEVLHHQRSPFQEILVFRSKTYGNVLVLDGVIQCTERDEFSYQEMIANLPLCSHPNPQKVLIIGGGDGGVLREVVKHPSVESVIQCEIDEDVIQASKKYLPGMAVGYSSPKLTLHVGDGFEFMKQNQEAFDVIITDSSDPMGPAESLFKESYYQLMKTALREDGILCCQGECQWLHLDLIKEMRQFCKSLFPVVEYAYCTIPTYPSGQIGFMLCSKNSSTNFRDPVQQLSQKEVEAMNLKYYNSDVHRAAFVLPEFARKALSAV; this is encoded by the exons ATGGAGCTTGGcctgggaggaagagaaggaggaggaagaagggcagcagctggaggggaggcagaggaggaggcagcagccgtCATCCAAGAGGGCTGGTTCCGCGAGACGTGCAGCCTCTGGCCtgggcaggccctctctctgcAAGTCCAGGAGGTCCTGCATCACCAGCGGTCGCCCTTCCAGGAGATCCTGGTCTTCAGGAG CAAAACATACGGGAACGTCTTGGTCCTCGATGGCGTTATCCAGTGCACAGAGAGGGACGAATTTTCGTACCAGGAAATGATTGCTAACCTTCCCTTGTGCAGTCACCCAAACCCACAGAAG GTGCTCATCATCGGGGGCGGCGATGGAGGAGTCTTGCGAGAAGTGGTCAAGCACCCCTCCGTGGAGTCTGTGATACAGTGCGAAATTGATGAG GATGTGATCCAAGCATCGAAGAAGTACCTCCCAGGGATGGCCGTGGGATATTCTAGCCCGAAACTCACCTTGCATGTTGGTGACGGCTTCGAATTTATGAAGCAGAACCAGGAGGCTTTTGATGTGATAATCACAGACTCTTCCGACCCCATGG GTCCTGCGGAAAGCCTCTTCAAAGAATCCTACTACCAGCTGATGAAGACAGCTCTGCGGGAAGACGGCATTCTCTGCTGCCAAG GCGAATGCCAGTGGCTGCACCTGGACCTCATAAAGGAGATGCGCCAGTTCTGCAAGTCGCTGTTCCCCGTGGTTGAGTATGCCTACTGCACCATCCCGACCTACCCCAGCGGACAGATCGGCTTCATGCTCTGCAGCAAGAATTCA AGCACTAATTTCAGGGACCCTGTCCAGCAGTTGTCCCAGAAGGAAGTGGAAGCAATGAATCTTAAGTATTATAACTCGGATGTCCACCGGGCAGCCTTTGTTCTGCCTGAATTtgcacgaaag GCTCTGAGCGCCGTGTGA